Proteins encoded within one genomic window of Jiangella mangrovi:
- the dgoD gene encoding galactonate dehydratase, whose amino-acid sequence MKITRIETFTVPPRWLFLRIETDDGVVGWGEPVLEGRAATVAATVDELSDQLVGRDPLRIEDHWQVLTKAGFYRGGPVLSSAVAGIDQALWDIAGRARGASVHELLGGPVRERVRIYAWVHGSGPEELADQAAEAMATGLTAVKFNGWDDPVATIDTPARIDAVVARVAAVRAAIGQDADLAIDFHGRFSPAMARRVLPLLEEFHPLFVEEPVVPELSSELVSIAATTSVPIATGERLYSRWDFRDVLASGIAVAQPDLSHAGGVSECRRIAAMAEIHGVSLAPHCPLGPIALAACLQVDLATPNFLIQEQALGLHDGKAAGLLGDLVDPAGFSVRDGYVERPMAPGLGLEIDEKAVRRVAQDGHRWRAPIWRHPDGSLAEW is encoded by the coding sequence ATGAAGATCACCCGAATCGAGACCTTCACCGTCCCGCCGCGTTGGCTGTTCCTGCGCATCGAAACCGACGACGGTGTGGTCGGCTGGGGCGAGCCGGTGCTGGAGGGCCGGGCCGCGACCGTGGCCGCCACCGTCGACGAGCTGTCGGACCAGCTCGTCGGGCGCGATCCGCTGCGCATCGAGGACCACTGGCAGGTGCTGACCAAGGCCGGCTTCTACCGGGGCGGCCCGGTGCTGTCCAGTGCAGTCGCCGGCATCGATCAGGCACTGTGGGACATCGCCGGCCGGGCGCGAGGCGCGTCCGTGCACGAGCTGCTCGGCGGACCGGTTCGGGAGCGGGTGCGCATCTATGCCTGGGTACACGGGTCAGGGCCCGAGGAGCTGGCCGACCAGGCGGCCGAGGCCATGGCGACCGGGCTGACGGCGGTGAAGTTCAACGGGTGGGACGATCCGGTCGCCACCATCGACACGCCGGCACGCATCGACGCGGTGGTGGCACGAGTGGCGGCCGTGCGCGCGGCGATCGGCCAGGACGCCGACCTCGCCATCGACTTCCACGGCCGGTTCTCCCCGGCAATGGCCCGCCGCGTGCTGCCTCTGCTCGAGGAGTTCCACCCCCTGTTCGTCGAGGAACCGGTCGTTCCGGAGCTCTCTAGCGAGCTGGTGAGCATCGCCGCGACGACCTCGGTGCCGATCGCGACGGGGGAACGGCTGTACTCCCGCTGGGACTTTCGCGACGTCCTGGCCAGCGGAATCGCTGTCGCCCAGCCAGATCTCTCCCATGCGGGCGGGGTGTCGGAATGCCGCCGGATCGCCGCCATGGCCGAGATCCACGGCGTGTCTCTGGCACCGCACTGCCCACTGGGCCCGATCGCATTGGCCGCCTGCCTGCAGGTCGACCTCGCCACGCCCAACTTCCTCATCCAGGAACAGGCACTCGGCCTGCACGACGGCAAGGCCGCCGGCCTCCTGGGCGACCTCGTCGATCCGGCCGGCTTCTCCGTCCGTGACGGGTATGTCGAGCGGCCGATGGCGCCTGGTCTCGGCCTGGAGATCGACGAGAAGGCCGTCCGTCGAGTCGCCCAGGACGGTCATCGCTGGCGGGCGCCGATCTGGCGGCATCCCGACGGCTCGCTCGCAGAGTGGTGA
- a CDS encoding SDR family NAD(P)-dependent oxidoreductase, producing the protein MGRHAGTVAFVTGAAHGIGRAIVARLVAEGARVGFCDVDDAGGRAVADELGPAALFVPADVTDEDQIAAAVAAVSSRFGGVTVLVNNAGVNAHFELADLTVSEWDRFLAIDLRAAWLCAKFVIPGMRTAGGGAVVNVSSLHAKLTTRGMFPYAAAKAGLVGLTRSMAVELGPDGVRVNAVCPGWTRTGPVEAAFAATGDPDRAEREVAESCPLGRLAEPDEIAAVVAFAASAEATYMTGTELYVDGGLGARFAT; encoded by the coding sequence ATGGGACGACATGCGGGGACCGTCGCGTTCGTGACAGGCGCGGCGCACGGCATCGGGCGGGCGATCGTGGCCCGGCTGGTGGCCGAGGGTGCTCGCGTGGGGTTCTGCGACGTGGACGACGCGGGCGGCCGGGCCGTCGCCGACGAGCTCGGCCCGGCCGCCCTGTTCGTGCCCGCCGACGTCACCGACGAGGATCAGATCGCCGCCGCGGTGGCAGCCGTCTCCTCGCGGTTCGGCGGCGTGACGGTCCTGGTCAACAACGCCGGCGTCAACGCACACTTCGAGCTCGCCGACCTCACGGTCAGTGAGTGGGACAGGTTCCTGGCGATCGACCTGCGAGCGGCGTGGCTGTGCGCCAAGTTCGTCATCCCCGGCATGCGCACGGCCGGCGGTGGCGCCGTCGTGAACGTCTCCTCACTGCACGCCAAGCTGACCACACGCGGGATGTTCCCGTACGCCGCGGCCAAGGCCGGGCTCGTCGGCCTGACCCGCAGCATGGCGGTGGAGCTCGGGCCGGACGGCGTCCGGGTCAACGCGGTCTGCCCGGGCTGGACCCGTACGGGGCCGGTCGAGGCCGCCTTCGCCGCCACCGGCGACCCGGATCGGGCCGAGCGCGAGGTGGCGGAGTCCTGCCCCCTCGGCCGGCTGGCCGAGCCGGACGAGATCGCGGCGGTGGTTGCCTTCGCCGCCAGCGCCGAGGCCACGTACATGACTGGCACCGAGCTGTACGTCGATGGCGGGCTGGGCGCCCGCTTCGCCACCTGA
- a CDS encoding right-handed parallel beta-helix repeat-containing protein, with translation MTTELSRRTLLRGVGAVAVGSGLLGLGALPAHAAGKTFYVATDGDDGWTGEHPSPQPGATTGPLRSPQGALNAVRTWLNSHALPAGGIEVVVRPGTYYLDAPLTFGPQDSGADAASPVVWRSEVPGAAVLSGGRVLSGTWGAPDADGIRSLSVPGAGRFRTLFVDGVRAPLVRYPATGNLYHGGQYPNLILAGLARSGDYVDYTVDAPVTGTYDLWLGVSTGYENSQTWLRLRIDGGPTLTPGTIAKSDDDFRVVRYSRVLTGQSLTAGTHTVRVSNIRTAAEGRVHLDALVFTTNSAMAQPDGEILPAPAVGEQRVVVDAVDYVAGYSSIEFQRIAVTGWDPNNHQTLKAEFARQPWADDPEAFVEVVSGFQYFNERRDIDSVDTSTGEIQLAAPTTGRLEPASPFTVRGVRTELKVPGQWYLSTADERLDYLPPAGQDPATQEFVVPVLNRLVVLAGDGVTGARVRWLTLRDFTFTHCATAESYPEPRVVTDAAVVLDCASDSRIEGCHVTAVDGYGIWLHLDSCDNVVDGNLIDDIGAGGILLTSARLGYGYEYDARDEVEDFAPLRNALTGNTIRDGGRVWLCAAGINLDSRPPSTVYAAGNLVAGNLIENLPRQGVFAFRNQGGNIIAYNRIQDVVLSTADAGAINIATMTNLSAPSLVRHNVIVDAPGMLRLGTGVSRPFGFGLYADHSTSNVWWERNSVTGASLPMLVHAGQFNALVGNEFLNPHQVWFVDTDEHMRDNRMRRNVLSDPSAATQPAVRLFSPVFAFQNLLTANPRAVLESERNVLWSDPAVWFEPGRRTFAAWQALVVDVGSVNAVPGSTSYAAVGFQPIDTANAGPGAVTTVPVLASMAAVTTTAPPVAVDTKTTRYSPTFGQEGAYRVYARRSSSTAPQALRILVEHADGQSMSVYSEWSGTGRNPEYTRFGVYVGTYRFNAGAGHHVTFSQPGTATPVMPSELVFIRVPQFQTATAGELWDAVTAVGAATLTVGATTPVITRGLLGDGTLADLTGASISYGSDNSAVATVVTGGPTGHLVDAGGAGTARIWAAVTLNGLTVRSRPVTVVVEP, from the coding sequence ATGACAACCGAACTGAGCCGCCGGACCCTGCTGCGCGGGGTGGGTGCGGTCGCCGTGGGCAGCGGGCTGCTGGGCCTGGGAGCCCTGCCCGCCCACGCCGCGGGCAAGACGTTCTACGTCGCCACCGACGGCGACGACGGCTGGACCGGCGAACACCCGAGCCCGCAGCCGGGCGCGACCACCGGCCCGCTGCGGAGCCCGCAGGGCGCCCTGAACGCCGTGCGCACCTGGTTGAACTCCCATGCGCTACCGGCCGGCGGCATCGAGGTGGTCGTCCGGCCGGGCACCTACTACCTGGACGCGCCGCTGACCTTCGGCCCGCAGGACTCCGGCGCCGACGCCGCCAGCCCCGTGGTGTGGCGCTCCGAGGTGCCGGGCGCCGCCGTGCTCAGCGGTGGCCGGGTGCTGTCCGGCACCTGGGGCGCGCCGGACGCCGACGGCATTCGCAGCCTGAGCGTGCCGGGCGCCGGGCGGTTCCGGACGCTGTTCGTGGACGGCGTGCGCGCCCCGCTGGTGCGGTACCCCGCGACCGGGAACCTCTACCACGGCGGGCAGTACCCGAACCTGATCCTGGCCGGCCTCGCCCGCAGTGGCGACTACGTCGACTACACCGTCGACGCCCCCGTGACCGGGACCTACGACCTCTGGCTCGGTGTGTCGACCGGGTACGAGAACAGCCAGACCTGGCTGCGGCTGCGCATCGACGGCGGGCCGACGCTGACCCCCGGCACCATTGCCAAGAGCGACGACGACTTCCGCGTCGTCCGGTACAGCCGGGTGCTCACCGGGCAGTCGCTGACCGCGGGCACCCACACCGTCCGGGTGTCCAACATCCGCACCGCGGCAGAGGGCCGGGTGCACCTCGACGCACTCGTGTTCACCACCAATTCGGCCATGGCCCAGCCCGACGGCGAGATCCTGCCGGCCCCAGCCGTGGGCGAGCAGCGCGTCGTGGTGGACGCCGTCGACTACGTGGCCGGCTACAGCTCGATCGAGTTCCAGCGCATCGCCGTGACCGGCTGGGACCCGAACAACCACCAGACCCTGAAGGCGGAGTTCGCCCGGCAGCCCTGGGCGGACGACCCTGAGGCGTTCGTCGAGGTCGTGAGCGGCTTCCAGTACTTCAACGAACGCCGCGACATCGACTCGGTGGACACCTCGACCGGGGAGATCCAGTTGGCGGCGCCCACCACCGGGCGGCTGGAACCGGCCAGCCCGTTCACCGTCCGCGGCGTGCGCACCGAGCTGAAGGTGCCGGGTCAGTGGTACCTGTCGACCGCGGACGAGCGGCTGGACTACCTGCCTCCCGCGGGGCAGGACCCGGCCACCCAGGAGTTCGTCGTCCCGGTGCTGAACCGGCTGGTCGTCCTGGCCGGCGACGGCGTGACCGGCGCCCGGGTGCGCTGGCTGACGTTGCGCGACTTCACGTTCACCCACTGCGCCACCGCGGAGTCCTACCCCGAGCCGCGGGTCGTCACCGATGCGGCGGTCGTGCTGGACTGCGCCTCGGACAGCCGCATCGAGGGCTGCCACGTCACCGCCGTCGACGGCTACGGCATCTGGCTGCACCTGGACAGCTGCGACAACGTCGTCGACGGCAACCTGATCGACGACATCGGGGCCGGCGGGATCCTGCTCACGTCCGCCCGGCTCGGCTACGGCTACGAGTACGACGCCCGCGACGAGGTCGAGGACTTCGCCCCACTGCGCAACGCGCTGACCGGCAACACCATCCGCGACGGCGGCCGGGTGTGGCTCTGCGCGGCCGGGATCAACCTGGACAGCCGGCCGCCGAGCACCGTCTACGCGGCCGGCAACCTCGTCGCCGGCAACCTGATCGAGAACCTGCCGCGGCAAGGCGTGTTCGCGTTCCGGAACCAGGGCGGCAACATCATCGCCTACAACCGGATCCAGGACGTGGTGCTGTCGACCGCGGACGCCGGCGCCATCAACATCGCGACCATGACCAACCTGTCCGCGCCGTCGCTGGTGCGGCACAACGTCATCGTGGACGCGCCCGGGATGCTCCGGCTGGGCACCGGTGTCAGCCGGCCGTTCGGGTTCGGTCTCTACGCCGACCACAGCACCAGCAACGTCTGGTGGGAACGCAACAGCGTCACGGGCGCGTCGCTGCCCATGCTGGTGCACGCGGGGCAGTTCAACGCGCTGGTCGGCAACGAGTTCCTGAACCCGCACCAGGTCTGGTTCGTCGACACCGACGAGCACATGCGCGACAACCGGATGCGCCGCAACGTCCTGTCGGACCCGTCGGCGGCCACGCAGCCGGCGGTGCGCCTGTTCAGCCCGGTGTTCGCCTTCCAGAACCTGCTGACGGCCAACCCGCGGGCGGTTCTCGAGAGCGAGCGGAACGTGCTGTGGAGCGACCCCGCCGTGTGGTTCGAGCCCGGCCGGCGCACGTTCGCGGCTTGGCAGGCCCTGGTGGTGGACGTCGGCTCGGTCAACGCGGTGCCCGGCTCGACGTCGTACGCTGCGGTCGGCTTCCAGCCGATCGACACCGCCAACGCCGGGCCGGGCGCCGTCACCACTGTTCCCGTTCTGGCGAGCATGGCCGCCGTCACGACGACCGCCCCACCGGTCGCCGTCGACACGAAGACGACGCGCTACTCGCCGACGTTCGGCCAGGAGGGCGCCTACCGCGTCTACGCGCGCCGGTCATCGTCGACGGCGCCGCAAGCGCTGCGGATCCTCGTCGAGCACGCCGACGGACAGTCAATGTCGGTCTACAGCGAGTGGTCAGGCACCGGCCGCAACCCCGAATACACCCGGTTCGGGGTCTACGTGGGGACCTACCGGTTCAACGCCGGCGCCGGTCACCACGTCACGTTCAGCCAGCCCGGCACGGCGACGCCGGTGATGCCGTCCGAGCTCGTGTTCATCCGGGTCCCGCAGTTCCAGACCGCGACCGCCGGCGAGCTGTGGGACGCGGTCACCGCGGTCGGCGCAGCCACGCTGACCGTCGGCGCCACCACGCCGGTCATCACCCGCGGCCTGCTCGGCGACGGCACGCTCGCCGACCTCACCGGCGCTTCCATCTCCTACGGCAGCGACAACTCCGCCGTCGCGACGGTCGTGACCGGCGGGCCGACTGGCCACCTGGTCGACGCGGGCGGCGCCGGTACGGCGCGCATCTGGGCGGCGGTGACGCTGAACGGCCTCACCGTGCGCTCGCGGCCCGTGACCGTGGTCGTCGAGCCGTAG